Genomic window (Spirochaetales bacterium):
CACGCGGTGTTCCGATCGTGTCGGTATTTGCATCACTGAGATCATTGATTTTTAGTGTTACAAGACTCACCCCATTTTCAAGCGCGGTGCAGTGGACGTTAAGAAGATGGAGACTCGTACCTGGTCCCACACCACTCGTATCAAAACCCTGACAGATAAAATAATCGGTACCCGGTGATGCGACGGAGAGAAATCCGGCAGGTCCCGCGACGATTCCGTAGTACGCCTCATCAAGATGATACATTTCGTAATACCTGAAGTCCAGGTGAATTTCTATACCATAGGCTGCAAGCATCTGGCTGCCGGTATTCACGCGAATCTCGAAAACAAAGTGATCTCCCACCTCGATCCCGTCCGGAATAACACACCAGACATCCCCCGGATTTTCCTGGGCCGTGAGGATAAAGGGGAGAAGGATCAATACAAGTAACATCGATAGTTTTATGGTTTTATGCATGACGGTTTCCTTTCTTTTTTATCCCGATTATCAAAGCTATGTATTATAACCGATTTATAATAAAAACATGACATATAGCTGTCGTCCTTACGGGTAGGATCGGACGTTATAATGCGATGGCGTTATGTACGGTCAGTTGCAGGAAACATTCACCGAACTCCCCGAGCTGTCTCCTGTGATCGCCCAGCATCCGTTGGCATTGTTTGAGACCGTTCCGCCGTTCACATGTGTATTTGTCGAATCCTGTATCCATATACCGATATCCGTACAATCGGCAATATCGACGCTGTCGATCGTACAATCGGTACTTCCGGAAACACTGAAAAAACCTCGACCGCATCCCCGCGCGTATACCCTGTTCACCCTGATGTTCGGTCCATTGCTGTTCGCGCACCTGAACGCGGCATACCCGCCGCCAGGACAGCACCTGATACCGTTCACGGTTCCGACCGTCGCGTTTCTCGAATTGTTCAACAGCACACCGCAATACGCGACATCGGTCGCGTTCACGGTCCCGATCTCGATCCCGTCGACCCCGTAGGTCTCAAAAGCGTGATTGCCCGCACCCGTGATGTTGATATTGTCGGCGCTCAAATCCCTCGACCACCCGCCCTTGCTGTCATCCACACGAATACCCAATCCACCCGACAGGTTCATGGTAATCGAATGAATATCGATACCGCTGCATGTCCGGAACCAAATCCCGTAACGAGGGTTGCCCGTAACGACCAGGTTGCGAACCGCGATATTGCTTTTATTATCGGCCTGGACACAGACGATATATTCGTCCCCGTTACAGTTTACCGTATTCCCGTGAAAATCTAGCGTTATATTGTTTGAGGGTTTTATCGCATAAATATCGCCGGTTCCCGGCCCGGAATCCCCGGAACTCCTTATATTCACCGTTCCAGAACCGAGCCCGTTAATGCACGCATTGACCGCATCGAACATTTTGTTCCCAGTATAGACACTGGACCCGTTCACCGTCGCGTTCCATGTGCTTCCGCTTTTCGTCACCTCCCCGCCGCCGCTACCGCCCGTCGACGTCGTCGTTGTAGTGGTGGTGGTCGTTACCACCTGCGTCGGGACCGGTGTCGGGGGATTTGTCTGTGCCCCCGGGAACTGATTGATGATTCCCACATAATACTGGGCCACGAGAAGGGCGTCGACGATGGTGATACTCCCGCTTGCATCGACATCCGCCGCCTGAGTGTAAAAGGGCGATGGATTCATCTGTACCGAATATTGCGCAACGGCAAGCGCATCGACAATATTGACCGTTCCGTCATTGTTCACATCACCGAGTGTCTGTGTATGTGAAGTTATGGCCGACGATATCATCAGGAAACAGACAAACACATATACCTCAACCACCCTGCATCTTTTTTTTCTTTTCATCCGAACCTCCATTTTTATTATGATTCATAAACAATACACAATATATACCCTGTCAAGTGTATCATTGAATCTTTTATCGGACAATAAGATGATTTCTCGATTCAGACCGGGCAAAGACTCCTATACATCTATAAGAGCATCCACCTCCTAGAAAGATGCGATGCCTATGTATATCTATTGTTTTGTATATTCTATTTATGTAATAAGATCAGGCAACGATGATACATCGCCGGATAATATCTCCAGCGTCGATTATACCGGTTATATGAGATTATTCAATTACAAGCTTGTTTTCGATAAAATCGAGAAAGACTGTTTTTGACCTCTCATAGATCGATTTGCAGGAATCGAGAAGAATGATATATATGATTGGTTCCTCAAGCCGTATATACTGCTTATTTACAACATAATAGCGAGTATCTTCTTCTCCTTCATCGCTTTCGATAACACGCGGTTTTTCAATCATAATACCGGGCCACTGCGGTCGTTCTCTCTTCAGTGCGACGACAATCGTCCGTGCCCCCCCCTGCTCGGCATAGACATCGCTAGAAACCGCTTCCAATATCGTCGCTCCCTGTAATGAAACATTAATATCTGATTTTTTATACCCCTTTGCCTTTGAAAATGATCTGGAAAGCACAAAGTCAAGGTCTATTGTCTCGGAAGCAACAAACATCAGAATCGAAATACTATAGTGGACTTCTGAATCGCCCAGTCCTTTTTCGGGCCCTAAAAGAACATAGAAATAGGATTTGGAATCCTTCAATCCCATGAGTTTCAGATCTTCCCATTCCTCGTCGAACTCAATCGAAATCCCCAATAGCTTGCTTTGAAGAAATAGCCATTGCTCGGGTATGTACCGATAAAAATCCCAGACATCTTTATCCTCCAGATCAGCATCACCTCCGATAGTCACGAAAGTATTT
Coding sequences:
- a CDS encoding dockerin type I repeat-containing protein, with the translated sequence MKRKKRCRVVEVYVFVCFLMISSAITSHTQTLGDVNNDGTVNIVDALAVAQYSVQMNPSPFYTQAADVDASGSITIVDALLVAQYYVGIINQFPGAQTNPPTPVPTQVVTTTTTTTTTSTGGSGGGEVTKSGSTWNATVNGSSVYTGNKMFDAVNACINGLGSGTVNIRSSGDSGPGTGDIYAIKPSNNITLDFHGNTVNCNGDEYIVCVQADNKSNIAVRNLVVTGNPRYGIWFRTCSGIDIHSITMNLSGGLGIRVDDSKGGWSRDLSADNINITGAGNHAFETYGVDGIEIGTVNATDVAYCGVLLNNSRNATVGTVNGIRCCPGGGYAAFRCANSNGPNIRVNRVYARGCGRGFFSVSGSTDCTIDSVDIADCTDIGIWIQDSTNTHVNGGTVSNNANGCWAITGDSSGSSVNVSCN